One segment of Mycoplasmopsis glycophila DNA contains the following:
- the rpsS gene encoding 30S ribosomal protein S19 produces the protein MARSLKKGPFADDHLLKKVDAIVEGKAPKKPIKTWSRRSTIFPSFVGLTFAVHNGKQFIEVYVTDDMVGHKLGEFAPTRTFSGHGADKGKKK, from the coding sequence ATGGCACGTAGTCTTAAAAAAGGTCCTTTTGCAGACGATCATTTACTTAAAAAAGTTGATGCAATCGTTGAAGGAAAAGCGCCTAAAAAACCAATTAAAACTTGATCAAGACGTTCAACAATTTTCCCAAGTTTCGTTGGGTTGACATTTGCAGTTCACAACGGTAAACAATTTATCGAAGTGTATGTAACAGATGATATGGTAGGACACAAATTAGGAGAATTCGCACCAACAAGAACTTTCTCAGGTCATGGTGCTGATAAAGGTAAGAAAAAATAA
- the rpsC gene encoding 30S ribosomal protein S3: MGQKVNPNGFRYGITKKHNTQWFAEKENFGKYLVEDAKIYKFFDKLVRKYELGKVEVKRNQHNKITVVLHTAKPAALLGTEGKNIQELTVTLQKFLKNRQANINLKVVELAQPELNAKLLAEMIATKLENRESFRSAQKIAIRSAMRAGAKGIKTAVSGRLNGVDMARTEGYSEGEMKLHTLRQNVDYATATARTTYGAIGVKVWVSLGEILEGDKK; encoded by the coding sequence ATGGGTCAAAAAGTCAATCCTAATGGATTCCGTTATGGAATTACTAAAAAACACAATACACAATGATTTGCAGAAAAAGAAAACTTTGGAAAATATTTAGTAGAAGATGCTAAAATTTACAAATTTTTCGATAAGTTAGTACGTAAATATGAACTTGGTAAAGTTGAAGTAAAAAGAAACCAACACAACAAAATTACTGTAGTATTACACACAGCAAAACCAGCAGCTCTTTTAGGAACTGAAGGTAAAAACATTCAAGAATTAACTGTAACCTTACAAAAATTCTTAAAAAATAGACAAGCAAACATTAACTTAAAAGTTGTTGAACTTGCTCAACCTGAATTAAATGCAAAATTACTTGCAGAAATGATTGCGACAAAATTAGAAAACCGTGAAAGCTTCCGTTCAGCACAAAAAATAGCTATTAGAAGTGCTATGCGTGCTGGAGCAAAAGGAATCAAAACTGCCGTTAGTGGTCGTTTAAACGGTGTTGATATGGCTCGTACAGAAGGATATTCTGAAGGAGAAATGAAACTTCACACACTTAGACAAAATGTTGATTATGCAACAGCAACAGCTAGAACAACATATGGTGCTATCGGAGTTAAAGTTTGAGTATCATTAGGTGAAATTTTGGAAGGAGATAAAAAATAA
- the rplX gene encoding 50S ribosomal protein L24 has protein sequence MKFKKDDEVIVIAGKEKGKIGRIEKVLHKTNRVIIKDINIVTKHNKPTQQNQDGSITEKEAPIHASNVAYLVKSASKNSPAQYSKLGFSRNKDGKKVRVVRKTKKEI, from the coding sequence ATGAAATTTAAAAAAGATGATGAAGTAATCGTTATTGCTGGTAAAGAAAAAGGAAAAATTGGAAGAATTGAAAAAGTATTACACAAAACAAACAGAGTTATTATCAAAGACATTAACATCGTTACAAAACACAACAAACCTACTCAACAAAATCAAGATGGTTCAATAACTGAAAAAGAAGCTCCAATTCATGCTTCAAACGTTGCATATTTAGTAAAAAGTGCAAGCAAAAACTCTCCAGCACAATATTCAAAACTTGGATTTTCAAGAAACAAAGATGGTAAAAAAGTGAGAGTTGTAAGAAAAACTAAGAAGGAAATTTAA
- the rplD gene encoding 50S ribosomal protein L4 produces MSNKVTVANEKNVAKVEFDAVLSSSIFASEKIYEQAIFDTILSERASRRQGTHQVKNRAEVSGSGKKPWRQKGTGRARHSSMRSPIWVGGGRAFGPQSERNYTLKVNKKVKYAAFTSALTMLAQDKAIAINDLSLDSISTKKLVEKLVELKVNDLKRVLIVTEDYNVFKSARNLPNVATSKANSLTVEELIGADVMIVSNESLKLIEGRAK; encoded by the coding sequence ATGTCTAACAAAGTAACAGTAGCAAACGAAAAAAACGTTGCTAAAGTAGAATTTGATGCAGTATTATCTTCAAGCATCTTTGCAAGCGAAAAAATTTATGAACAAGCAATTTTCGACACAATTCTTTCAGAAAGAGCTTCAAGACGTCAAGGAACACACCAAGTTAAAAACCGTGCTGAAGTTTCAGGAAGTGGTAAAAAACCTTGAAGACAAAAAGGAACAGGGCGTGCACGTCACTCTTCTATGCGTTCACCAATCTGAGTTGGTGGGGGTAGAGCTTTCGGACCACAATCAGAAAGAAACTATACACTTAAAGTTAACAAAAAAGTTAAATATGCAGCTTTCACATCTGCTTTAACAATGTTAGCTCAAGACAAAGCAATTGCTATCAACGATTTAAGTTTAGATTCAATTTCTACAAAAAAATTAGTTGAAAAACTTGTAGAACTTAAAGTAAATGATTTAAAACGTGTTTTAATCGTTACAGAAGATTACAATGTTTTTAAATCAGCTAGAAACTTACCAAACGTTGCTACATCAAAAGCAAACTCACTTACAGTTGAGGAATTAATTGGTGCTGATGTAATGATCGTTTCAAACGAAAGTTTAAAATTAATTGAAGGGAGAGCTAAATAA
- the rplF gene encoding 50S ribosomal protein L6 — protein MSRVGNRILTIPAGTTVTVDGTKVIVKGKLGTLEREFSPLISVIVEDNLVKTVRANEEKHTKQLHGTTNSHISNMIKGVSEGYKIDLEIKGVGYKATLKGKEIEIAAGYSHPVVLEIPNDVTVTVGKPTEVSVSGIDKQSVGHFASVIRAVRKPSVYSGKGIAYKGEQIRRKEGKTASK, from the coding sequence ATGTCTCGTGTTGGAAATCGTATTTTAACAATCCCTGCAGGAACAACAGTTACTGTAGATGGAACAAAAGTTATTGTTAAAGGTAAATTAGGAACACTTGAGAGAGAATTTAGTCCACTTATTTCTGTTATTGTAGAAGATAATTTAGTTAAAACAGTTCGTGCAAACGAAGAAAAACACACAAAACAATTACATGGAACCACAAACTCACACATTTCAAACATGATCAAAGGTGTAAGTGAAGGTTACAAAATCGACCTTGAAATCAAAGGGGTTGGATATAAAGCTACATTAAAAGGGAAAGAAATCGAAATTGCTGCCGGTTACTCTCACCCAGTAGTTTTAGAAATCCCAAATGATGTTACAGTTACAGTTGGAAAACCAACAGAAGTTTCTGTTTCAGGTATCGATAAACAAAGTGTAGGACACTTTGCATCAGTTATTCGTGCAGTTAGAAAACCTAGTGTATACTCAGGAAAAGGTATTGCTTACAAAGGTGAACAAATTAGACGTAAAGAAGGGAAAACAGCTTCTAAATAA
- the rplN gene encoding 50S ribosomal protein L14 has translation MLLELSKANVADNTGAKEIGVIRILGGSKKKIAKIGDVVVCSVKKAMPNGMVKEGQVVKAVVVRSRYGIHRGNGSYIRFDDNAVVILKEDGTPRGTRVFGPVAREIREKYPKIVSLAPEVL, from the coding sequence ATGTTATTAGAACTTTCAAAAGCAAACGTTGCTGATAACACAGGTGCTAAAGAAATCGGTGTTATCCGTATCTTAGGTGGTTCAAAGAAAAAAATCGCTAAAATCGGTGATGTAGTTGTATGTTCAGTAAAAAAAGCTATGCCTAACGGTATGGTAAAAGAAGGTCAAGTTGTTAAAGCGGTTGTAGTTCGTTCACGTTACGGAATTCACCGTGGAAATGGATCATACATTCGTTTTGATGATAATGCAGTTGTAATACTTAAAGAAGATGGAACACCACGTGGAACACGTGTGTTTGGGCCAGTTGCACGTGAAATCCGTGAAAAATATCCAAAAATCGTTTCTCTTGCACCAGAGGTATTATAG
- the rpsH gene encoding 30S ribosomal protein S8, which translates to MFITDPISDLIVRIKNANARKHKTVSIPYSAKKEAIVKLIESEGYISSYEVKGEKVTEKEIVVTLKFKKGQAAIVGIKRVSKPGLRVYVKAEEIPTVLSGYGTVIISTSKGLMTGKEARKENVGGEIIAYIW; encoded by the coding sequence ATGTTTATTACAGATCCAATTTCAGATTTAATCGTTAGAATTAAAAACGCTAACGCTAGAAAACACAAAACTGTATCAATTCCATACTCAGCTAAAAAAGAAGCTATTGTTAAGTTAATTGAAAGCGAAGGGTACATTTCATCATATGAAGTTAAAGGTGAAAAAGTTACTGAAAAAGAAATTGTTGTTACATTAAAATTCAAAAAAGGACAAGCAGCTATTGTCGGAATTAAAAGAGTTTCAAAACCAGGACTTAGAGTTTATGTTAAAGCAGAAGAAATCCCTACAGTTCTTTCAGGTTATGGAACAGTTATTATCTCTACATCAAAAGGACTTATGACAGGAAAAGAAGCTAGAAAGGAAAATGTAGGTGGTGAAATCATCGCTTACATTTGATAG
- the rpsQ gene encoding 30S ribosomal protein S17, which translates to MERNTRKTLVGTVVSAGKTAKTIIVAVDTYKKHPLYSKRFKSTKRFAVHDENHEAQLGDIVVIMETRPLSRTKHFRLVSIKEAAVKGAE; encoded by the coding sequence ATGGAAAGAAACACAAGAAAAACATTAGTAGGAACAGTTGTTTCAGCTGGTAAAACAGCAAAAACAATTATTGTTGCTGTAGATACATACAAAAAACACCCACTTTACTCAAAACGTTTCAAATCAACAAAACGTTTCGCAGTACATGATGAAAACCACGAAGCACAACTTGGTGATATCGTAGTTATTATGGAAACAAGACCACTTTCAAGAACAAAACACTTTAGATTAGTTTCAATTAAAGAAGCTGCTGTTAAAGGAGCTGAATAG
- the rpmC gene encoding 50S ribosomal protein L29, whose amino-acid sequence MLYKDLQNKSVEELVQLVQDLKAELFTLRYKNVTGDLKETHKISVIRKDIAKALTALNEKQGAK is encoded by the coding sequence ATGCTTTACAAAGACTTACAAAACAAATCAGTTGAAGAACTTGTTCAATTAGTACAGGACTTAAAAGCTGAATTATTTACTTTAAGATACAAAAATGTTACAGGTGACTTAAAAGAAACACACAAAATTTCAGTTATTAGAAAAGACATTGCTAAAGCTTTAACAGCTTTAAATGAAAAGCAAGGAGCTAAATAG
- the rplB gene encoding 50S ribosomal protein L2: MAIKHYKPTTNGRRNMSSLDYKQNLSGHAPTKSLLVNLKNHAGRNNQGKITVRHHGGRVKRFYRLVDFKRNKDNIPAIVKTIEYDPNRSANICLLAYADGEKRYILAPKGIQLGQTVISGTNVDIIVGNTLPLANIPEGTFVHNIEMQPGGGGIIARSAGTSAQILGKDDDGKYVVLRLKSGETRRILARCRATVGIVGNEEYLLVNVGKAGINRHKGIRPTVRGSVMNPVDHPHGGGEGKQPVGRKAPLTPWGKKALGVKTRKTKKSSNKLILRRRKDAK; the protein is encoded by the coding sequence ATGGCAATTAAACACTATAAGCCAACTACTAATGGTCGTAGAAATATGTCTTCTCTTGATTACAAACAAAACTTATCTGGTCACGCACCTACTAAATCACTTTTAGTAAACTTAAAAAACCACGCAGGTCGTAACAACCAAGGTAAGATTACTGTTAGACATCACGGGGGACGTGTTAAAAGATTCTACAGATTAGTAGACTTTAAACGTAATAAAGATAACATTCCTGCCATTGTTAAAACAATTGAATATGATCCAAACAGATCAGCAAACATTTGTTTATTAGCATATGCAGACGGAGAAAAAAGATACATTTTAGCTCCAAAAGGTATTCAATTAGGTCAAACAGTTATTTCAGGAACAAATGTTGATATTATTGTTGGTAACACATTACCATTAGCAAACATCCCTGAAGGAACATTTGTTCACAATATTGAAATGCAACCAGGAGGTGGAGGAATTATAGCACGTAGTGCTGGAACTTCAGCTCAAATTTTAGGTAAAGATGACGATGGAAAATACGTTGTTTTAAGATTAAAATCAGGTGAAACACGTCGTATTTTAGCTCGTTGTCGTGCTACAGTTGGTATCGTAGGAAACGAAGAATACTTACTTGTTAATGTTGGTAAAGCTGGAATTAATAGACACAAAGGGATTAGACCTACAGTACGTGGTTCTGTAATGAACCCAGTAGATCACCCACATGGTGGAGGGGAAGGTAAACAACCAGTTGGTCGTAAAGCTCCTCTTACTCCATGAGGTAAAAAAGCTCTTGGTGTTAAAACAAGAAAAACTAAAAAATCTTCAAATAAACTTATTTTAAGAAGAAGAAAGGATGCTAAATAA
- the rplP gene encoding 50S ribosomal protein L16: MLQPKRTKYRKPFLVKHDKRKATKGNTVAFGEFGLQAVTSAWVTARQIESARIAATRRMGREGQVIIRIFPHFSKTSKPIGVRMGSGKGAPELWYTAVKVNTMMFEVAGVPEEVAYDALRLAGHKLPVKWRIVRREGDK; the protein is encoded by the coding sequence ATGCTTCAACCAAAAAGAACTAAATACAGAAAACCATTCTTAGTTAAACATGACAAACGTAAAGCTACAAAAGGAAACACAGTAGCATTTGGTGAGTTTGGACTTCAAGCTGTTACATCAGCTTGAGTTACAGCAAGACAAATCGAATCTGCTCGTATTGCAGCTACACGTAGAATGGGACGTGAAGGACAAGTTATTATTCGTATCTTCCCTCACTTTTCGAAAACATCTAAACCTATCGGAGTTCGTATGGGATCTGGTAAGGGTGCACCTGAATTATGATACACAGCTGTTAAAGTAAACACAATGATGTTTGAAGTTGCCGGAGTTCCAGAAGAAGTAGCATACGATGCTTTACGTCTTGCTGGTCACAAATTACCTGTAAAATGAAGAATTGTTAGAAGAGAAGGAGATAAATAA
- the rplO gene encoding 50S ribosomal protein L15 — translation MSRIRLNELSFTEGSRPEKHRKGRGHAAGKGKQAGKGQSGQNKRKGHRLGFEGGQTPWFRRIGKRGFTNVNHIEFQVVNLHQLETRYEANEEVTIESLFEKGLVKRTLPIKVLGNGTLSKKLVVRVHKVSESAKQAIEAVGGSVEEL, via the coding sequence ATGTCAAGAATTAGATTAAACGAATTATCTTTCACAGAAGGTTCAAGACCAGAAAAACACCGTAAAGGTCGTGGACACGCTGCTGGAAAAGGTAAACAAGCTGGAAAAGGTCAATCAGGTCAAAACAAACGTAAAGGTCACAGATTAGGATTTGAGGGTGGACAAACACCATGATTCCGTCGTATTGGTAAACGTGGATTCACAAATGTTAACCACATCGAATTCCAAGTAGTTAACTTACACCAATTAGAAACACGTTACGAAGCAAACGAAGAAGTTACAATCGAATCTCTTTTTGAAAAAGGTTTAGTAAAAAGAACATTACCTATCAAAGTTTTAGGAAATGGAACTTTAAGCAAAAAATTAGTAGTTAGAGTACACAAAGTTAGTGAATCTGCTAAACAAGCTATCGAAGCTGTTGGTGGTTCAGTAGAAGAACTTTAA
- the rplR gene encoding 50S ribosomal protein L18 has translation MAKLSRNQARKVKHVRLRQHISGTATKPRLNVFKSHQNFYAQLIDDTKGITLASVSTLNSGTYGGNVEAAKNLGLAMGDKINALGIKEIVFDRAGYIYHGRVKAFAESVREKGVKF, from the coding sequence ATGGCAAAATTATCAAGAAACCAAGCTAGAAAAGTTAAACACGTTCGTTTACGTCAACACATTTCTGGTACAGCAACAAAACCACGTTTAAATGTATTTAAATCACACCAAAACTTTTATGCACAATTAATTGATGATACAAAAGGAATTACTCTTGCTAGTGTTTCAACATTAAATTCAGGAACATATGGAGGAAATGTTGAAGCTGCTAAAAACCTTGGTTTAGCAATGGGAGATAAAATTAATGCTTTAGGAATTAAAGAGATTGTATTCGATCGTGCTGGATATATCTACCACGGACGTGTTAAAGCATTTGCTGAAAGTGTAAGAGAAAAAGGAGTTAAATTCTAA
- the rpsE gene encoding 30S ribosomal protein S5: protein MENTKDQKALEQTTGTKEVSAKRVVKADSRNNDQEGRRPRQQLQRKPRRVRVESEFSEKVVDIARVTKVVKGGRRFSFSAFVVVGNKKGQVGYGHGKANEVPDAIKKAIKDAQNNLVTVPVVNGTVPHETNAKFLASRVMLKPAAKGKGLIASGTVRAVVELAGYTDIVTKTYGSRSKSNIVKATVEALKALRTVEQIADIRDKKVKDFE from the coding sequence ATGGAAAACACAAAAGACCAAAAAGCTTTAGAACAAACAACTGGAACAAAAGAAGTTTCAGCTAAAAGAGTTGTTAAAGCAGATTCAAGAAACAATGACCAAGAAGGTAGAAGACCACGTCAACAATTACAAAGAAAACCACGTCGTGTAAGAGTTGAATCAGAATTTTCAGAAAAAGTTGTTGATATTGCTCGTGTAACTAAAGTTGTTAAAGGTGGAAGAAGATTCAGCTTTTCAGCCTTTGTTGTAGTAGGAAACAAAAAAGGACAAGTTGGATACGGACACGGAAAAGCAAACGAAGTTCCAGATGCAATTAAAAAAGCAATCAAAGATGCTCAAAACAACTTAGTAACAGTTCCTGTAGTAAACGGTACAGTTCCACATGAAACAAATGCAAAATTCTTAGCGTCAAGAGTTATGCTTAAACCAGCCGCAAAAGGGAAAGGGCTTATCGCTTCTGGAACAGTGCGTGCAGTTGTAGAACTTGCTGGATATACAGATATCGTTACAAAAACATACGGTTCACGTTCAAAATCTAATATCGTTAAAGCTACAGTTGAAGCTCTTAAAGCGCTTAGAACAGTAGAACAAATTGCTGATATTAGAGACAAAAAAGTAAAGGACTTTGAATAA
- the rplV gene encoding 50S ribosomal protein L22 — translation MQAKAHVKLQRTSVKKSKWVADLVRGKDVQVALGILHNTNKKASPMLIKLINSAIANATNNHGMDASKLFIKEVYVNEGPTLKRFQPRSQGRAYSILKRTSNLTVVLEERN, via the coding sequence ATGCAAGCAAAAGCACATGTTAAATTACAAAGAACAAGCGTTAAAAAATCTAAATGAGTTGCTGACTTAGTTAGAGGAAAAGACGTTCAAGTTGCGCTTGGAATCTTACACAATACAAACAAAAAAGCATCTCCTATGCTTATCAAATTAATCAACTCTGCTATCGCAAATGCAACAAACAACCACGGGATGGATGCATCTAAATTATTTATTAAAGAAGTTTATGTAAATGAAGGTCCAACATTAAAAAGATTTCAACCAAGAAGCCAAGGAAGAGCATATTCAATTTTAAAACGTACATCTAACTTAACAGTAGTATTAGAGGAGAGAAACTAA
- the rplE gene encoding 50S ribosomal protein L5: MLKNTYKEKVIPALKEKYNYSSIMEVPRIEKVVLNMTAGKEVSNSKAIEEVLNELTLISGQKPFQTKAKKSNASWKLREGMPMGGKVTLRRDRMWEFLEKLINVAMPRIRDFRGANPKAFDGRGNYALGIKEEIIFPEIEFDKIRRIKGLDVLIVTTAKTDAEAKSLLELLGVPFEKKGAK, from the coding sequence ATGTTAAAAAATACATATAAAGAAAAAGTAATCCCTGCTTTAAAAGAAAAATACAACTACTCATCTATTATGGAAGTTCCAAGAATTGAAAAAGTTGTTCTTAATATGACAGCTGGTAAAGAAGTTTCAAACTCAAAAGCTATTGAGGAAGTTCTTAACGAACTTACATTAATCTCAGGACAAAAACCATTTCAAACAAAAGCTAAAAAATCAAACGCTTCATGAAAACTTCGTGAAGGAATGCCTATGGGTGGAAAAGTGACACTTCGTAGAGACAGAATGTGAGAATTTTTAGAAAAATTAATTAATGTTGCAATGCCACGTATTCGTGATTTCCGTGGAGCAAACCCTAAAGCCTTCGACGGAAGAGGAAACTATGCTTTAGGAATTAAAGAAGAAATTATTTTCCCAGAAATCGAATTTGACAAAATTCGTCGTATTAAAGGACTAGACGTTCTTATCGTAACAACAGCAAAAACAGATGCAGAAGCCAAAAGCTTATTAGAACTTTTAGGTGTACCATTCGAGAAAAAAGGAGCTAAATAA
- the rplW gene encoding 50S ribosomal protein L23, with protein sequence MELTRIIKAPVLTEKTDVQRSAGVYTFKVDYHANKFQIAQAVETIFGVKVTKVNTIKIEKKPKNVGRFHGFTNRYKKAMVWIAEGESLNYLPEDSATEIESEETKAQKAAKANEVENKVAAKLAQKKAVATKVAKAPVKQATTKRKVGGE encoded by the coding sequence ATGGAACTTACAAGAATTATTAAAGCTCCTGTTTTAACTGAAAAAACTGATGTTCAAAGATCAGCTGGTGTTTACACATTTAAAGTTGACTACCACGCTAACAAATTTCAAATTGCTCAAGCGGTTGAAACAATCTTTGGTGTAAAAGTTACAAAAGTTAACACAATTAAAATCGAAAAGAAACCTAAAAACGTTGGTCGTTTCCATGGATTTACAAATCGTTACAAAAAAGCAATGGTTTGAATAGCAGAAGGTGAATCACTTAACTACTTACCAGAAGATTCAGCTACAGAAATCGAATCAGAAGAAACAAAAGCACAAAAAGCAGCTAAAGCAAACGAAGTAGAAAACAAAGTTGCAGCTAAATTAGCTCAAAAGAAAGCTGTTGCTACAAAAGTTGCTAAAGCTCCTGTTAAACAAGCAACTACAAAACGTAAAGTTGGTGGAGAATAA
- a CDS encoding type Z 30S ribosomal protein S14 yields the protein MARKALIEKAKRQPKFAVRAYTRCELCGRPHAVLRKYKVCRICFRNLAHEGKIPGMKKASW from the coding sequence ATGGCTAGAAAAGCGTTAATCGAAAAAGCAAAACGTCAACCAAAATTTGCAGTTCGTGCTTACACACGTTGTGAATTATGTGGACGTCCACATGCAGTTTTAAGAAAATATAAAGTATGTCGTATCTGCTTTAGAAACCTTGCACACGAAGGTAAAATCCCAGGTATGAAGAAAGCGAGTTGATAA